A window from Acidobacteriota bacterium encodes these proteins:
- a CDS encoding gamma carbonic anhydrase family protein, protein MLRPYRGREPAVDPSAYVDPSAQVIGDVVIGAESSVWMNVVIRGDVHRIRIGRRTNVQDGTVVHVMRGTHPTEIGDEVTIGHAAIVHGCTIADRVLVGMGAIILNGAVIGGDSIVAAGTLVTEGMVVPPRSMVMGSPARVRRALSDDEVAALQASAAQYVQYRLDYRA, encoded by the coding sequence GTGTTGCGCCCATACCGGGGCCGCGAGCCGGCCGTGGATCCGTCCGCCTATGTCGATCCGAGCGCCCAGGTGATCGGCGACGTCGTCATCGGCGCCGAGAGCAGCGTGTGGATGAACGTCGTCATTCGCGGCGACGTGCACCGGATCCGGATCGGGCGCCGGACGAACGTGCAGGACGGCACGGTCGTCCACGTCATGCGTGGCACGCATCCCACCGAGATCGGCGACGAGGTGACGATCGGCCATGCCGCGATCGTGCACGGCTGCACGATTGCCGACCGTGTGCTCGTCGGCATGGGCGCCATCATCCTGAACGGCGCCGTGATCGGCGGCGATTCGATCGTCGCGGCCGGCACGCTCGTCACCGAGGGCATGGTGGTGCCGCCGAGATCGATGGTGATGGGCAGCCCGGCCAGGGTCCGGCGTGCGTTGTCGGACGACGAAGTCGCGGCGCTGCAGGCGTCGGCGGCCCAGTACGTCCAGTACCGTCTCGACTATCGGGCCTGA
- the moaA gene encoding GTP 3',8-cyclase MoaA encodes MALLDTLGRRMGTLRLSVTDRCNLRCHYCMPEEEYIWLERDNLLRFEEVVTLADLFGEIGVGRVRITGGEPLLRRNLPTLVAALAARPWVRDLALTTNGVRLADAASDLQRAGLGRVTVSLDSLRRDRFLRLARVDALPAVLAGIDAARRAGFRGLKLDTVVTRGDNDDELIDLLEYARSVGAELRFIEYMDVGGATAWRPSAVVSYADILETLTAHYGTIQPLEADDPAAPASRFRLPSGQTFGIIASTTRPFCRTCDRARLTADGVLLLCLYAQHGTDLRRPLRAGAPLDTLRRMIAAVWEGRADRGAEERAASRDRAPFIPLAVLRKDAHLEMHTRGG; translated from the coding sequence ATGGCTCTCCTCGACACCCTCGGCCGCCGAATGGGCACGCTGCGCCTGTCGGTGACCGATCGGTGCAACCTCCGCTGCCACTACTGCATGCCCGAGGAGGAGTACATCTGGCTCGAGCGGGACAACCTGCTCCGATTCGAGGAGGTCGTCACGCTCGCCGACCTGTTCGGGGAGATCGGCGTGGGCCGGGTGCGCATCACGGGCGGTGAGCCGCTGCTGCGCCGCAATCTGCCAACGCTCGTCGCCGCGCTCGCCGCGCGCCCCTGGGTGCGCGACCTGGCGCTCACGACCAACGGCGTGCGGCTGGCGGACGCGGCGTCGGATCTTCAGCGCGCGGGTCTCGGGCGCGTCACCGTCAGCCTGGACAGCCTGCGCCGCGATCGGTTTCTCCGGCTCGCGCGCGTCGATGCGCTCCCGGCCGTGCTCGCCGGCATCGACGCCGCCCGCCGCGCCGGATTCCGCGGCCTGAAGCTCGACACGGTCGTCACCCGCGGCGACAACGACGACGAGCTGATCGATCTGCTCGAGTACGCGCGGAGCGTCGGCGCCGAGCTGCGATTCATCGAGTACATGGACGTCGGCGGCGCCACGGCGTGGCGCCCGTCGGCGGTCGTCTCGTATGCCGACATCCTCGAGACGCTGACCGCGCACTACGGAACGATCCAGCCGCTCGAGGCCGACGACCCGGCCGCGCCGGCGAGCCGATTCCGCCTGCCGAGCGGCCAGACGTTCGGCATCATCGCGTCCACGACGCGCCCGTTCTGCCGCACCTGCGATCGCGCGCGGCTGACGGCCGACGGCGTGCTGCTGCTCTGCCTCTACGCGCAGCACGGCACGGACCTGCGTCGGCCGCTGCGCGCCGGCGCGCCGCTCGACACGCTCCGCCGGATGATCGCGGCCGTGTGGGAGGGCCGAGCCGACCGCGGCGCGGAGGAACGCGCGGCGAGCCGCGACCGGGCCCCGTTCATCCCGCTCGCCGTCCTCAGGAAGGACGCGCACCTCGAAATGCACACGAGAGGCGGCTGA
- a CDS encoding MFS transporter has protein sequence MSGRPSRTSVGILIALSAAHLINDLLQSLLPAVYPMLKQALRLSFWQIGLITLSNQLTASLLQPLVGLYTDARPQPFLLAVGMGVTLGGIVLLAGAHQFAWLIVAAALVGVGSSVFHPESSRIARAASGGRHGLAQSLFQTGGNFGSSLGPLLAAFVVIPYGQGSISWFAAIALVGVIVLWRVGRWYAGSGAAVPAAHAAADHPARTLPRRDVQIALGILVVLVFSKFIYLTSLTSYYTFYLIQKFGVSVQSAQLHLFLFLGAVAAGTFLGGPIGDRVGRKVVIWISILGALPFSLLLPHVNLFWTGVLSAIVGLIMSSAFSAILVYAQELVPGRIGLIAGLFFGVAFGIGGLGAAALGWIADAAGIEFVYRLCAFLPALGLFTAWLPDVRTRPHAQPAMAAD, from the coding sequence ATGTCGGGCCGCCCGTCGCGCACCTCGGTGGGGATTCTGATCGCGCTCAGCGCCGCCCACCTGATCAACGATCTGCTGCAGTCGCTGCTGCCGGCGGTCTACCCGATGCTCAAGCAGGCGCTTCGCCTGAGCTTCTGGCAGATCGGCCTGATCACCTTGTCGAACCAGTTGACGGCGTCGCTGCTGCAGCCGCTCGTCGGCCTCTACACGGACGCGCGCCCGCAGCCCTTTCTGCTGGCTGTCGGCATGGGCGTCACGCTGGGGGGCATCGTGCTGCTCGCCGGAGCGCACCAGTTCGCGTGGCTGATCGTGGCCGCGGCGCTCGTCGGCGTGGGCTCTTCGGTGTTCCATCCCGAGTCGTCGCGCATCGCCCGCGCCGCCTCCGGCGGACGCCACGGGCTCGCCCAGTCGCTCTTCCAGACGGGCGGAAACTTTGGCTCCTCGCTCGGCCCGCTGCTCGCCGCGTTCGTGGTCATCCCGTACGGACAAGGGAGCATCTCGTGGTTCGCCGCGATCGCGCTCGTCGGCGTGATCGTGCTCTGGCGCGTGGGCCGCTGGTACGCCGGCAGCGGCGCGGCGGTGCCGGCCGCCCATGCCGCCGCCGATCATCCGGCCCGCACGCTGCCGCGCCGCGACGTCCAGATCGCGCTCGGCATCCTGGTCGTGCTCGTGTTCTCGAAGTTCATCTACCTCACGAGCTTGACGAGCTACTACACGTTCTACCTGATCCAGAAGTTCGGCGTCTCGGTGCAGAGCGCACAACTGCACCTGTTCCTCTTCCTCGGCGCGGTCGCGGCCGGCACGTTCCTCGGTGGGCCGATCGGCGATCGTGTCGGGCGGAAGGTGGTCATCTGGATCTCGATCCTCGGCGCCTTGCCGTTCTCGCTGCTGCTGCCGCACGTGAACCTGTTCTGGACCGGCGTGCTCAGCGCCATCGTCGGGCTGATCATGTCGTCTGCGTTCTCGGCGATCCTCGTGTACGCCCAGGAGCTCGTGCCCGGCCGGATCGGGCTCATCGCGGGCCTCTTCTTCGGGGTGGCGTTCGGCATCGGCGGTCTCGGCGCGGCCGCGCTGGGCTGGATCGCCGACGCCGCGGGCATCGAGTTCGTCTACCGGCTGTGCGCATTCCTGCCCGCGCTCGGCCTCTTCACCGCATGGCTCCCGGACGTCCGGACGCGACCGCACGCCCAGCCCGCGATGGCCGCCGACTGA
- a CDS encoding S1/P1 nuclease, which translates to MRASGLRAIAAAAVCAAALSTARSLEAWGAQGHRVVALVAWNHLGVAARRDVTALLGGASLASVAGWADDVRGAEPETAPWHFVNLRQGAATYDRERDCPTSARRGDDARDCVVDRIIGFARQLGDRTQDAQARARALKFLVHLVADVHQPLHTTAVARGGNDIRVSVFGAAECGSAARGDRRACTLHGAWDASAIARRHTSDAALAARLERAIKANLWRAGPTAPDIWALDGSRVASGLLVPPGTDLDDRYFARFDRTLDEQLALAGLRLAAMLNAALGR; encoded by the coding sequence ATGCGGGCGAGCGGGCTGAGGGCGATCGCGGCAGCGGCCGTGTGTGCGGCCGCGCTCTCGACCGCCCGTTCGCTCGAAGCCTGGGGAGCGCAGGGCCACCGCGTTGTCGCCCTCGTCGCCTGGAATCATCTGGGGGTGGCCGCGCGCCGCGACGTGACGGCGCTGCTCGGCGGCGCATCGCTCGCGAGCGTCGCGGGCTGGGCGGACGACGTCCGTGGTGCCGAGCCGGAGACCGCTCCTTGGCACTTCGTGAACCTCCGCCAGGGAGCCGCGACGTACGACCGGGAACGGGATTGTCCGACGTCGGCGCGCCGCGGCGACGACGCACGCGACTGCGTGGTCGATCGGATCATCGGCTTCGCCCGGCAGCTCGGCGATCGCACCCAGGATGCGCAGGCTCGGGCTCGCGCGTTGAAGTTCCTCGTGCACCTCGTGGCGGACGTGCACCAGCCGCTCCACACGACCGCGGTCGCGCGCGGCGGCAACGACATACGGGTGTCGGTGTTCGGCGCTGCCGAGTGCGGGTCGGCTGCGCGAGGCGACCGCCGAGCGTGTACGCTCCATGGCGCGTGGGACGCCTCGGCGATCGCGCGGCGGCACACGAGCGACGCCGCGTTGGCCGCCCGGCTGGAGCGCGCGATCAAGGCCAACCTCTGGCGCGCGGGCCCGACCGCGCCGGACATCTGGGCGCTCGACGGCAGTCGCGTCGCCAGCGGCCTGCTCGTCCCACCGGGCACGGACCTCGACGATCGTTACTTCGCGCGCTTCGATCGGACGCTCGACGAGCAGTTGGCGCTGGCCGGGCTGCGGCTCGCGGCCATGCTGAACGCGGCGCTGGGGCGCTGA
- a CDS encoding TIGR00300 family protein, producing MTPRSARYSAIVSAEGHLVDSQLLKSIFDRIIERGGDFEVLHFELGRTNDDFSKLTLKITTAEEPVLAQLVEDLIPFGCRAVGERDALIRPADRNGCVPEDFYSTTNQRTQVRVNGHWIDVDRQRMDAAIVVTDAGAVCRKIRDVRVGDRVVCGLEGLRVIPEFRDRERSDFSFMSNEVSSERRVEVSVARVARLMRETRARGERIVFVAGPVVIHTGGVEYFSALIRKGFVNVVLAGNALAAHDAEFALFGTSLGVDLESGTPVAGGHRHHMRAINAVNRAGGLEPAVETGVLPRGIMAECVRADVEYLLAGSIRDDGPIVDTITDIIVAQDRYAEALANAGLVIILSTMLHGIGVGNMLPAWVPVICVDINPAVVTKLADRGSSQTIGLVTDVGLFLHLLATQLP from the coding sequence ATGACACCACGTTCCGCCCGTTACTCCGCAATCGTCAGCGCCGAAGGGCACCTGGTCGACTCGCAGTTGCTGAAGTCGATCTTCGATCGGATCATCGAGCGGGGCGGCGACTTCGAGGTCCTGCACTTCGAGCTCGGCCGCACGAACGACGACTTCTCGAAGCTCACGCTCAAGATCACGACCGCCGAGGAGCCGGTGCTCGCCCAGCTCGTCGAAGATCTCATCCCGTTCGGCTGTCGCGCCGTCGGCGAGCGGGACGCGCTGATCCGGCCGGCCGATCGCAACGGCTGCGTCCCCGAGGATTTCTACTCGACCACCAACCAGCGGACGCAGGTGCGCGTGAACGGCCACTGGATCGACGTCGATCGCCAGCGCATGGATGCCGCCATCGTCGTCACCGATGCGGGCGCGGTGTGCCGGAAGATCCGCGACGTGCGCGTGGGCGACCGCGTCGTGTGCGGGCTCGAGGGGCTCCGTGTCATTCCCGAGTTCCGGGATCGCGAGCGGAGCGACTTCTCGTTCATGTCGAACGAGGTGTCGTCCGAGCGGCGGGTGGAAGTGAGCGTCGCGCGCGTCGCGCGGCTGATGCGCGAGACGCGCGCGCGCGGCGAGCGCATCGTCTTCGTCGCCGGCCCCGTCGTGATTCACACGGGCGGCGTCGAGTACTTCAGCGCCCTGATCCGGAAGGGCTTCGTCAACGTCGTGCTGGCCGGCAACGCGCTGGCCGCGCACGACGCCGAGTTCGCGCTGTTCGGCACGTCGCTCGGCGTGGACCTCGAGTCCGGCACGCCGGTCGCGGGGGGCCATCGGCACCATATGCGCGCCATCAACGCCGTGAACCGCGCCGGCGGCCTCGAGCCCGCCGTCGAGACGGGCGTTCTGCCCCGCGGCATCATGGCCGAGTGCGTGCGCGCCGATGTCGAGTACCTGCTCGCCGGCAGCATCCGCGACGATGGCCCGATCGTCGACACGATCACGGACATCATCGTCGCGCAGGACCGCTACGCAGAGGCGCTCGCCAACGCCGGCCTGGTCATCATCCTCTCGACCATGCTGCACGGCATCGGCGTCGGCAACATGCTGCCGGCCTGGGTACCGGTCATCTGCGTGGACATCAACCCCGCCGTCGTCACGAAGCTCGCGGATCGCGGCTCGTCGCAGACGATCGGCCTCGTCACCGACGTCGGCCTGTTCCTCCACCTCCTGGCCACGCAGTTGCCTTGA
- a CDS encoding ammonium transporter, with the protein MGMDSSVAFAQDAAPAPSINAGDTAWMLVSTALVLLMTPALAFFYGGLVRSKNALNTMMMSFISLGFVGVLWACVGYSLAFGAGNDYVGDLSKLFLNGVGTDLPTGVSTALIPHVLFMAFQGTFAIITAALISGAIVERMRFSAYVTFISLWMILVYAPLAHMVWGGGWLFKMGALDFAGGTVVHINAAIAAVVAVICVGKRSDYKQAALVPHNVPFVLLGAGLLWFGWFGFNAGSAVAANGIGGLAFATTMLAPAATLVVWTLLDAVRLQKATAVGAATAIVVGLVAVTPAAGLISPMNAILLGGIAAVPSYFMLLVRAKSGFDDSLDVLAAHGVGGTVGALLTGVFAQKSLNGVADGLLYGNPGQLGIQATAVVFAIAFSAIGSFILLKLVGLVFPLRADAESEMEGLDTTQHGEEAYIHATGN; encoded by the coding sequence ATGGGAATGGATTCGTCCGTGGCGTTCGCCCAGGACGCGGCGCCGGCGCCGTCGATCAACGCCGGCGACACCGCCTGGATGCTCGTCTCGACCGCGCTCGTGCTCCTGATGACCCCGGCGCTCGCGTTCTTCTACGGCGGGCTGGTGCGCTCGAAGAACGCGCTGAACACGATGATGATGAGCTTCATCTCGCTCGGATTCGTCGGCGTGCTCTGGGCGTGCGTCGGGTACTCGCTCGCCTTCGGCGCCGGCAACGATTACGTGGGCGACCTCTCGAAGCTGTTCCTCAACGGCGTCGGCACGGACCTGCCGACCGGCGTCAGCACCGCGCTCATCCCGCACGTGCTGTTCATGGCCTTCCAGGGGACGTTCGCGATCATCACCGCGGCCCTGATCTCCGGCGCGATCGTCGAACGGATGCGATTCTCGGCCTACGTGACGTTCATCAGCCTCTGGATGATCCTGGTGTACGCGCCGCTCGCGCACATGGTCTGGGGCGGCGGCTGGCTCTTCAAGATGGGTGCGCTCGATTTCGCGGGCGGCACGGTCGTCCACATCAACGCCGCCATCGCGGCCGTCGTCGCCGTCATCTGCGTCGGCAAGCGGTCCGACTACAAGCAGGCGGCGCTCGTGCCCCACAACGTGCCGTTCGTGCTGCTCGGCGCCGGGCTGCTGTGGTTCGGCTGGTTCGGCTTCAACGCCGGCAGCGCGGTCGCGGCCAACGGCATCGGCGGCCTGGCGTTCGCGACGACGATGCTCGCGCCGGCGGCGACGCTGGTCGTCTGGACGCTGCTCGACGCCGTGCGGCTGCAGAAGGCGACGGCGGTGGGCGCCGCGACCGCCATCGTGGTCGGTCTCGTCGCCGTCACGCCCGCGGCCGGGTTGATCTCGCCGATGAATGCGATCCTGCTCGGCGGCATCGCCGCGGTGCCGAGCTACTTCATGCTGCTCGTCCGGGCGAAGAGCGGCTTCGACGATTCGCTCGATGTGCTCGCGGCGCACGGCGTCGGTGGCACGGTGGGGGCGCTGTTGACCGGCGTGTTCGCGCAGAAGAGCCTGAATGGCGTCGCCGACGGTCTGCTGTACGGCAATCCCGGGCAGCTCGGCATCCAGGCGACGGCCGTCGTCTTCGCGATTGCCTTCAGCGCCATCGGCAGCTTCATCCTGCTGAAGCTCGTCGGGCTCGTGTTCCCGCTCCGCGCCGACGCCGAGTCCGAGATGGAAGGCCTCGACACGACGCAACACGGCGAGGAGGCCTACATTCACGCCACGGGCAACTAG
- a CDS encoding P-II family nitrogen regulator codes for MKLVKTIIRPNKLDDVRDALESMGIPGMTVTEVRGHGRQKGHTAIYRGKEYNVSLLPKVELEVVVADGVVDDVIRTIVTAARTGEIGDGRVFVQSVEQSYNIRTGEREG; via the coding sequence ATGAAGCTCGTCAAGACCATCATCCGCCCGAACAAGCTCGACGACGTGCGCGACGCGCTCGAGAGCATGGGCATCCCGGGAATGACCGTGACCGAGGTCCGGGGGCACGGGCGGCAGAAGGGGCACACCGCGATCTATCGCGGCAAGGAATACAACGTCAGTCTTCTTCCAAAGGTTGAACTCGAAGTCGTCGTGGCCGACGGCGTCGTGGACGACGTGATTCGCACGATCGTCACTGCGGCGCGCACCGGGGAAATCGGGGACGGACGCGTGTTCGTGCAGTCCGTCGAGCAGAGCTACAACATTCGCACAGGGGAACGGGAAGGGTGA
- a CDS encoding P-II family nitrogen regulator, protein MKLIKTIVRPNKVDDVRDALEKMSIPGMTVTEVRGHGRQKGHTAIYRGKEYNVSLLPKVEIEVVVAESLVESVIGAIVKAARTGEIGDGRVFVLPVEQSYNIRTGEQDA, encoded by the coding sequence ATGAAGCTGATTAAGACCATCGTCCGCCCGAACAAGGTGGACGACGTACGGGACGCGCTCGAGAAGATGAGCATTCCCGGCATGACCGTGACCGAGGTGCGCGGCCACGGGCGTCAGAAGGGCCACACGGCGATCTACCGGGGCAAGGAATACAACGTCAGCCTGCTGCCGAAGGTGGAGATCGAAGTCGTCGTCGCCGAGAGCCTGGTCGAGAGCGTCATCGGCGCGATCGTCAAGGCGGCACGCACCGGCGAGATCGGCGACGGCCGCGTGTTCGTGCTGCCGGTCGAGCAGAGCTACAACATCCGGACCGGCGAGCAGGACGCCTGA
- a CDS encoding HD domain-containing protein, with protein sequence MNDMVGESDLNLQAAARRALADRLGALRAEYTAAATAGRGGRGVQAQYAAGMDRLVRSLVEPVVGTAAPFVVCAVGGYGRRALCLHSDIDLLLVFDGAIGAAEERVVNAVLQPLWDLRLSVGQHIRELRELDEAEDDNPEFLLALLDLRLLAGDVRLFDHLLERTHRTEAARHADLVTALLKLTDERYASFNNTLYQLEPDVKNAPGGLRDISAVRWLRTLAREAFAVRGRLDGERLEDAEDFLLRIRSLLHLEHGRDANVLTHDSQDRVARALGLPGADLRQQVEALMGEYFRHARAVTRALDWSRRVVRPPAVPDDAGPVTASLAIGADGVEFVDPDKAAVQPAVWLEAFALAIANREPVSEQVRSVVQANVGRYTADYFTATEEGRLRLRSMLHPTPGLSARLSDMLECGLLTAIFPEFEKIHCRVIRDFYHKYTVDEHTLLAIRALESLWHPPSASRARFASILNEVHEPELLTLALLYHDVGKWHEDDHAVESLRLARPMLARLRLPDEARQTVEFLIRHHLAMSRVVFRRDFTDPETVAQFAVEVGNEEQLKKLCLMTLVDMDAVGPGTLTPWKEDLLWRLYVDAYNRVTLGYADELIQEDQAGRASVMAERPNDVSEAELTRFLQGLPRRYLSVFGLSTIYQHVRLARGLLPDELHASLERRDDIWELTVAALDKPYLFSNIAGVLSYFGMDIHRGQAMTTPDHLVLDIFEFTDGEGFLRQNASARDEIARVLRGAVAGSIDVAALLRGRRRSIVYRRRREVGTHVHLDNTHSQKYTVLEIVTDDAPGLLHRVSRTVSDQGCDVDLVLISTEGRKAVDVLHVIRHGRKLDEPAQAQLERALEQALEETYEAD encoded by the coding sequence GTGAACGACATGGTCGGCGAATCGGATCTCAATCTGCAGGCAGCGGCGCGGCGGGCCCTCGCCGATCGGCTCGGCGCGCTGCGCGCCGAGTACACGGCCGCCGCGACGGCCGGCCGCGGGGGCCGCGGCGTCCAGGCGCAGTACGCGGCCGGCATGGACCGGCTCGTCCGCTCGCTCGTCGAGCCGGTCGTTGGCACGGCGGCGCCCTTCGTGGTCTGCGCCGTCGGCGGCTACGGCCGGCGTGCGCTCTGCCTGCACTCCGACATCGACCTGCTCCTCGTGTTCGACGGCGCCATCGGTGCGGCCGAGGAGCGCGTGGTCAACGCCGTCTTGCAGCCGCTCTGGGATCTGCGGCTGAGCGTCGGCCAGCACATCCGGGAGCTTCGCGAGCTGGACGAAGCGGAGGACGACAATCCGGAGTTCCTGCTCGCATTGCTCGACCTGCGGCTGCTCGCCGGCGACGTGCGCCTGTTCGACCACCTGCTCGAGCGCACGCATCGCACGGAAGCGGCGCGGCACGCCGATCTCGTCACCGCGCTGCTGAAGCTCACCGACGAGCGGTACGCGTCGTTCAACAACACGCTGTATCAGCTCGAACCGGACGTGAAGAACGCGCCAGGTGGGCTGCGGGACATCTCGGCGGTCCGATGGCTGCGCACGCTGGCGCGCGAGGCGTTCGCCGTGCGCGGCCGGCTGGACGGCGAGCGGCTCGAGGACGCCGAGGACTTCCTCCTGCGCATCCGTTCGCTCCTGCACCTCGAGCACGGCCGGGACGCGAACGTGTTGACGCACGATTCGCAGGATCGGGTGGCCCGCGCCCTCGGTCTGCCGGGTGCGGATCTGCGCCAGCAGGTGGAAGCGCTCATGGGCGAGTACTTCCGCCACGCGCGGGCCGTCACCCGGGCCCTCGATTGGTCGCGCCGGGTCGTCAGACCGCCCGCGGTGCCCGACGACGCGGGGCCCGTGACCGCGAGCCTCGCCATCGGCGCCGATGGCGTCGAGTTCGTCGATCCCGACAAGGCGGCCGTGCAGCCCGCGGTCTGGCTCGAAGCGTTCGCGCTGGCGATCGCCAACCGCGAGCCGGTGTCCGAGCAGGTCCGGTCGGTCGTGCAGGCGAACGTCGGCCGCTACACGGCGGACTACTTCACGGCGACCGAAGAAGGGCGGCTGCGGCTCCGATCGATGCTGCACCCGACGCCGGGGCTGTCGGCGCGGCTGTCGGACATGCTCGAGTGCGGCCTGCTGACGGCGATCTTCCCGGAGTTCGAGAAGATTCACTGCCGGGTCATCCGCGACTTCTACCACAAGTACACCGTGGACGAGCACACGCTGCTCGCGATCCGCGCGCTCGAGTCGCTCTGGCACCCCCCGAGCGCCAGCCGCGCGCGCTTCGCGTCGATCCTCAACGAGGTGCACGAGCCCGAGCTGCTGACGCTCGCGCTCCTCTACCACGACGTCGGCAAGTGGCACGAGGACGACCATGCCGTCGAGAGCCTGCGGCTCGCCCGCCCGATGCTGGCACGGCTGCGGCTGCCCGACGAGGCGCGTCAGACGGTCGAGTTCTTGATCCGCCACCACCTCGCGATGTCGCGCGTGGTCTTCCGGCGCGACTTCACCGATCCGGAGACCGTCGCGCAGTTCGCCGTCGAGGTGGGCAACGAGGAGCAGCTCAAGAAGCTCTGCCTGATGACGCTCGTCGACATGGACGCGGTCGGGCCCGGCACGCTGACGCCCTGGAAGGAGGACCTGTTGTGGCGGCTGTACGTCGACGCCTACAACCGCGTGACGCTCGGCTACGCCGACGAGCTGATCCAGGAGGACCAGGCCGGCCGCGCGTCGGTCATGGCGGAACGCCCGAATGACGTCTCCGAAGCCGAGCTCACGCGCTTCCTGCAGGGGCTGCCGCGCCGGTATCTGTCGGTCTTCGGCCTGTCGACGATCTATCAGCACGTGCGGCTCGCGCGGGGCTTGCTGCCCGACGAGCTGCACGCGTCGCTCGAACGCCGTGACGACATCTGGGAGCTGACCGTCGCCGCGCTCGACAAGCCGTATCTCTTCTCGAACATCGCCGGCGTGCTGTCCTACTTCGGCATGGACATCCACCGCGGGCAGGCGATGACGACGCCGGATCACCTGGTGCTCGACATCTTCGAGTTCACCGACGGGGAGGGATTCCTGCGCCAGAACGCGAGCGCGCGCGACGAGATCGCGCGGGTGCTCCGCGGCGCGGTCGCCGGATCGATCGACGTCGCCGCCCTGCTCCGCGGCCGGCGCCGGAGCATCGTCTACCGGCGGCGCCGCGAGGTCGGCACCCACGTGCACCTCGACAACACGCACTCGCAGAAATACACGGTGCTCGAGATCGTGACCGACGATGCGCCGGGGCTGCTGCACCGGGTGAGCCGGACGGTCTCGGACCAGGGCTGCGACGTCGACCTGGTCCTGATTTCCACCGAAGGGCGGAAGGCCGTGGACGTGCTGCACGTCATACGGCACGGACGGAAGCTGGATGAGCCGGCCCAGGCGCAGCTCGAGCGCGCGCTGGAGCAGGCACTGGAGGAGACGTATGAAGCTGATTAA